The following are from one region of the Phormidium sp. PBR-2020 genome:
- the atpE gene encoding ATP synthase F0 subunit C has translation MDSLTAAASVIAAALAVGLAAIGPGIGQGNAAGQALEGIARQPEAEGKIRGTLLLSLAFMEALTIYGLVVALVLLFANPFS, from the coding sequence ATGGATTCTTTAACGGCTGCTGCCTCTGTTATCGCTGCTGCTCTCGCAGTAGGACTCGCTGCAATTGGACCGGGAATCGGTCAAGGTAATGCGGCTGGACAAGCTCTCGAAGGGATTGCTCGTCAGCCCGAAGCAGAAGGAAAAATTCGCGGAACTTTGCTGCTGAGTTTGGCATTCATGGAAGCACTAACGATTTACGGTTTGGTGGTTGCACTGGTGCTGCTGTTTGCTAACCCCTTCTCTTAG